The following is a genomic window from Solanum stenotomum isolate F172 chromosome 4, ASM1918654v1, whole genome shotgun sequence.
ATCTTATTAGCATGGTGGCTATAGTTTTGTGTTTGTACGTTCATACATATGTTTAATCAAATTATGAGACTTAATTAATGTGCTTCTacacaattatttaattattgtttactATATATCcacatttcaaattaaaaagtGACGAATGCTTCTTGAAAATAGCAAGGGTGATAAAATTAAAGTCATTTTGTGATTAGTAGTGTGTACTTAGCTCAATTGTTATTCAAATCATTCTCTTATAATAGTGATATTTCTAATGTGACTCagttgattaatttttattccACCATCAACCAATTAGAGTAGTAAATAGGCCAAATTTTCGTATTACTAAAAAGTCTATGCAAAAGAGACTAGTGAAGATAACGAGAAGGAAAAGGATGTCCCAAAGATATTGATGATTTTCCTTAATTCTTAACTTAATTAGGGTCGAAAAACGTTTAGgcaaatcaaatttattaaattttgtatactAAGTATCGAAATATATCTTATGAAATCATGTAGAACACAGTTCTAGTCCATTCTCATAACTGGCtacaattttaaataattatattaaccttatttttaactatatttCCTATAGGATTGATTCCATCATAGTTGGATTCTAAATTTTATTACTCATCATTGTTAAGAGGAATTGGACGATAATTGGATGACAAAATTAATATGAGTAAAACATATGTATATCTCatgtttttggttttttttaaaCGACTTAAATTATAAAAGACAGAAAACTTTTACGATTTTCTAAGCGCAATGATAGAGGATAACAAAAGTTCTAGTTTTTATCTTAAATGTTGTCATGTTTCCAACTAAGATTGAATTATAATgaactagaaaaaaaatcaatgcaCATATGAGAATGAAATCTTCTCATCCTGTCttgatattaatatatttaataagagCATTTCAATAAAATGAGTGATCAACTTCACATAGTAATATTATCTTTTATAATATTGAggattaattcaattttataagatattaactaCATGCTTGTAATACGTTATTTTGGATGTTATTGTAAAcactttattaattaatataaaaatttaaataattttaattcaaagttctaaaatatttctGTTAAATAATAgattgtttttgtttctttcattATTATATAATCATATATCATTAATTGTCATGCACATAGTGTAttcaattacatatattaaaagaaaaaaaagttgcaTTTAAACGATATCCATCCGTTATGGTCATAACTTTACGAAAAAAGACAATAGATGTTTGCTCTTTTTATGTTCGTACTCGTTATGTTGTTTTGGTTATATCAATTACAGTAGCAAATACATTACTTCTTCTTGATACACAAtcattaaactaattatttacaACAACTAAATGAAGTTTAAACATCGTCAAAAGTTAGTACACATGGGCAAAATTGTCAAAACACACGTTGTCGTTATAAAAAGATTTGAccgtaaatatatatatacacatgggCGCAAAATTGTCAAAACACATAAATATCTAATCACAAAGCTAATTGGACTTGGTATAGTGGGCCAAGTCTAAAGTGGCCTTGAGTTGACAGAAGGTCCAAAAAGAACAAGAAGACCAACATGGTTCATTGGAGgatcaaaatgaattttgaacttttcactattaatatatcaaattaaataaaacaaaatagttaagtataatttaaaaaaaaaataagaaaaaggtcAAAAGTATAATCACTTTTCAACAATTCAAAATGATGATTTTTTGTCAGTTTGTTGAATCTTGTAGCAACTTGTTTGTAGATTTTTCATAccccaaattattattttcattaaaagtCCATTATTAGCTTGTCAATATGAAGGTATTATGTGAAGAAGGTTTTGCATGTGATTTTTAGACTTTGGAATAATTGTATAATGTGTTTaacttttgcatgtgattttTAGACTTTGGAATAATTGTATAATGTGTTTAACTTATAAACATCTAAATCACCTTATTTGTCACATCATACTATCTTATAAACATTTAATCTTTTATATCTTGTTTTCACTTGTGctttttttttcatgtaaaagtacttgtaattaattttatgtatcttGTTAAGaatttatactccctccgtttaaaaaagaatgacctcctttctttttaatctgtttaaaaaagaatgacctcttttgttttttggtaacattttaattcaattttccacgtgacatgtttaaggccacaagattaaagggcaattttgtatatttgacataaatttaatttaggaccacgagattcaaaagtcttctttattttcttaaactccatgtcGAGTCAAACTAGACCATTCTTTGTGAAATGAAGGGAGTAATATTTTGATTCATTATGACCCAGCAAAATTTGACCTAACTCGCTAAATTATCACCCTAGATATGATAATTCTTGATGAGTTGATGAATAAAGTTGCTGATTGAAGGAGAATAGATGTGATAATTCTTGTATAAAAGTAATATGTGTAGTCGGATAAAAATCGGATACAAGTAAGAAAAATTGagatatttatattataacAGTAGagataaaattgtaatttaattattttcaaatatataaaaatagttatttaattatttttctaacatATTAGAATTTTGATTTGCAATGACGATAGAAAGCCCctattagtttttttaaaaagtaaaataaattaaaaggccCTAGCAGCTTGTCAATAAGAAGATATTACTATGTGAATAAGGCTTTGCATGTGATTTTTAGACTTGGAATAATTTTATCATGTGTTatttactactccctctgtcttaatttatgtgacttactttcctttttagtcagtcccgaaaagaatgacacatttctatattaagtagcaatttaactataaaatgtctattttacccttaatgaaatgatttaaattcacacaaatttttattcattcattttggacaagttttaaaagtcttcctttttttcttaaactccgtgtcgagtcaaactacctcacataaaatgggacggagggaaaTTTCtattcattcattttggaccacaagttttaaaagttttcctttctttcttaaactccatgtcgagtcaaactacctcacataaaatgggacaaagggaaatttttattcattcattttggaccacaagttttaaaagttttcatttctttcttaaactctgtatcgagtcaaactacctcacataaaataggACGGAGGGTGTACTATATAGTATAAGAGGCTAGGTAAACAGTTTTTGGTCAATATGCATGCTTCCCTAGCCAGGGGCAATATTGGAATTTTTATAATACTATGTTGAAACAATATTATACCTGCTTTACAATTGCACTCTCTTTATAGGACATAAAAGTCAtttcatatttcactttttgcTTTACTTCAACCGAAAAGTAGGCTCATTTTTCATTCATGTGGGCTCCTTGTATctctttatttcacttttttccatttttcttttcattatcaAAGGTTtaattcattcttgaagttttaTCAGTATGAGTATGAATAGATGCAGTagcatatattattaaaatttatataaaagatattataaatcacaataattagctattgaaatttttttggtttgCTCTCTAATTTCATATGTACCATTTATATTGAAACAAaagaagtatcatataatatttgaatatgaCATCAAAAGTTACAAAATTCACAATAAACAAACAACTAAAATATTTATGAGTATCCATGTgaattgaaatgaaaagtaacatacattatttaaaaatgacgcaaaaatcataataaattaatagctttaatatatatatatatatatataaattgattgattcttcaaatttcgtttatatcacataaattgagacaaaaataaTGACATATTTTGAGTTCGTGCTGACACACGCACCAATATCTAGTCTTATATACATTCACCTGGACATTCAATCATCTTATTAGTCACACCATGTGGATGGTGTTTGGCACATGCATACTGGATGAATGCAACGAGTGAATCAAGATATTTATAAGCGTATTTATTGTTTGACCAAACTTTTTACTATACGATATAATCgctaatattttttgtaattccAACCAAAATATCATGTCCAAAATAAAATCCGTAGCTCCTTTTATATCTTGCTTTCACCCTGTTATTAAGGGTATTTCATCTATTTTAGAAAAAAGTGTTGAACACACTTATTGATTCTTATCacattcaacaatttttttttatctaaacgcataattatttattgataaaataaatttcagTATTTTACACTTGAAACTAGTCAACTATTTTTAATCAGTCAACCCAAATAAACTCGTAACAGTACAAAACTTTGTATTATAAATGAATTAATCAACTAAATAGACTATACATGAAAACATATACGCAAAATTGTCAAACCATGAAGTATGGGCCAGTGGTCTCGGTTTTAATGGGCCTTGAGTCAACAGAAGGCCCAAAATGAACATGAAGCTCAATATGAATCAAAGTATATCCAccttctttccttcttttttatcGGTATCTTCAGATCGATCTCTTGACTAAGTCTCACATATTGCACTGAGATCAAGGGACTGATGTTGTACCATATGTGCTACTACCTTGACctagaacttttttttttcctcaaatcGGATTTTGaactgaaaaatgaaaaatttccATTCGATAGCGTTCGCGCCCGCTTGAAATTTCATGGTTCATGTATGTTGAGGAGAccatgaattttgaattttcaggATTATATCTTGCAATAGTCAATTTTAGACTAATTGTGCTCTTTATAATTTGTGTTTAATCAAACCACATATTGTCACAAGAGCCACAATAAATGAGTAATCAACTTGAGGTTCCACTTCTAGAGTCAGCACATCATCACCATACCCAAATCCTCTTGATGATTGCTTTTGATTTACCTATATAATATAcacaattttaattaataaaacaaaaaaaaatatagtataatGTTGTTTAATTATAAATACTCAAAATAAATTCTTTGAATTGAATAATTACCTTTGCGACAAGTTGACCAGTATTATTTGAGATTTGAAATGATGATTTTTTGTCGATTTGTTGAATCTTATAGCAACTTCCTATAGATTTATCACACCCTAAATTTACATCACAAATAACATCTCCTTTTGAATACTTCCAATTTCTTCTCACTTGAAACCATGGCTTTCCTTTAAATCCACCACTTAAATATCCACTCCACCTACCAAGTAATCTTAGTCTCTgtagcaaaaaaaatataacaaagttcaaaacaatataattaattaaaattaaacttaattaacTCAAGTTTAAGTCCTAAAAATGAAATCGTCTTTAACAAGAAGCTATGTTTACTCTAACTATGCCAATGATTTTGGGAATTCCCATTTAATCATGTCCCAGTGAATACTGAACACCATATGAGAAACTAAACCGGAAAAAGGACACACTAGTAAGTTTTTTTGTTATTACCTCTTTTTTAATAGAGAAGAGAACTTGTCCACTAAGATCCATGAGGAAAACTTCATTACTATTTCTTTCTTGGTAGTTATCAACTCTAAAAACAATATCACCTTTAGAATTAAAAACAGTACAACCATTTCCATGATACACTAGGGATTTCATCCATATAGTAAATGTTTCTCTTGTGGATGTCACATAACAAGACGAAGacgaagacgaagaagaagaagaagagttctTGAGTGTTTCTGGATATATTTTGGCCATTGAATGAACAAAGGAAGctagtatattatttttttcaaacttgtTTCCACCTAAGTGTATAATGAATGAGTAGAAATAAAAAggggtatatatatattatatgttgaaGTATTCAAGAAGCCCATAAtagttaataaaataatataatccaAGAAACTAATAAGAAAGTGGAAATGTTAtccattgaagaaaaaagatTAAATACAAAGCATTGACTTGGATTGGAACACATTTTTTGCATTGTGGTGGGAATATACTTGAGAAATAAAGTAGAGATGGCACTATTTTGTATATTAGCAAGTGGGATGGCCTTGTCAGAATCACTTACCAAAAAAGATTcaaggtgtgtttggtataaaataaaaatatatattttttggaaaataagtgGGGGTTTCTTTGTGACTTATTTTGTGGGATTTGATTGATAAGCAAGAAAGATACTATTCGATCTCAAGATCATTTGTATATAATCTAGGAAAAATTTATAGAGTGGGAATGTGGGAGGTCGGGGTGGGGTTTGGGAGTATTGGAGGGTGAGGaggaaataacaaattaaacttGAAATGACGTGTCTACAAGTGTTTTCTCTAGTCTCCAATCTCCATATGAAAAATGTGATATCATATGTTTTGGGTCAAACCTTATGCAAGTATTCATATACCTTATATGTAGTTTTAGTTCATTCTCTTTTTATCTATCAATATTAATCTTAAATCTCtttttatggtaatactttgactttcctttaaaaaataaataaaatatggtaagaaaatcaggataAAACCCTAACAAAGACCATTTTTATataatctggaaattttttatggaGTGAAAATATGGGGGGTCGGGGGTGGGGTTTGGGAGTATTGGAGGATGAGGaggaaataacaaattaaatttgaaatgacGTTTCTAGAAGTGTTTTCTCTAATCTCCAATCTCCATAGGAAAAAATGTGATATCGTATGTTTTGGGTCAAACCTTACGCAAGTATTCATATACCTTATGTGtagttttaatttcttttattttcatctaCCAATATTAATCTTAAATCAACCAGCATGCTTGACATGAATTCATATGATTGAAatataagaagaataaaaataattagtcaaataataattgtactatctcaaaaaaataacattaaatgaatgaatttatCATACAAGAGATTATATTTTGCAACTATTATAATTTTAGGTCATGAATTAGgtgaaaattaaaaagttacttTGCAAAGTAGGAAATGGTTATGTTTGGTttcgtttatttatttatttatttgcaaaTTTATACTATTAAATAATGTGTCTAGCTATCttctattaataattttttttttaaaaaaagatcaaCAACAGAGAGTACAAGCCATGGCCCATGGCTACTATAAaagttctttaaaatattttgggtcAAATATCATGGCCTTAAATATCTGAGCTGTCTTTTGAATAAATTTTCATTCTccttaatatttaataataaatatattttcttttagtttacttatgaGTGTAAGCCAATAGAATAAATATAACAAATTTGAAACTAAGCACTTAATGcattttaaatgtttattaAAAGTCCTTATGTATGAAATTTCTTCATTCGTTGTTCCACCTGCCCTACTTACGATTTATTTTCTTACTAGATAATGTTGTTCCGTGCTAtacacgggcccaataatataaatggtatgttttggggctaataacccagtttttgaagcgattgtttgcgtggataaaggaataagtttttttattacaaacttgtactttctttgacgctatttaaggcataataagactacccacatacaatatttttgaaatattttatgttgtcaattatcatgatttatagtatttttacgatagattcacttcaagaatcagtgaaattttttgtatttttttaaaaacatattttatattgtcaattatcatgatttatagtatttttatgcaatttttaaatataaaaaaaataaaaaataagacaaataaattaaaatggacccaatatatgttatttttgttgtctcaatttatgtgacacaaatgaaatttggagagtcatccaaattttcatattttttaaaaaatgttttaagttattaattattgtgatttataatatttttatgtaactttcaaataacatacattactggtcactttgtcctaatttatgtgatatggataaaattacaaaattaacccttttaaaatgtcttttagatattttaagttgttaattattattattatttatagtacttttttggtaattttaaaatgatatgtgttattttttctgtcacaatatatgtgagcctaatagaattctgagagtcaatgtattttattatataacttttaaatattttaaattggtaattattgtaatttttaatgttttttaagtcatttgtaaatgatatacgttgcttccttgattgggacttttccatttgtgacacatatatatagatatttggtgcccgtgccagcacgggcccaataaatattaatattttttgttttaatttatgtgatataaataGAATTTGAAGATCAAtcgattttttatatgttttcttaaaaatatatttgaagttattaaattgttgtgatttatagtatttttgcgTTAGTTTTGAATAATATAGGTTACTCATGTTTCAATTCACatgaataatcataaatattttcagttgttaatttattgtgaattctagaaattttgatgttattttcaAATAGTACATGTTACTTATTCTATTCCAATTAGTCAAccaaatttcttatatgatttaaaaatatttttaattgctaattattgtgatttatagcatcttttatgtaacttttaataatatataatttgttcaaattcatatgacaatgataagatttcaagagtcaacgcaataaaaaattaatttttttaaaaagttgtacctctaatatattttgtagctaaacTATACTCTCTACGTCCACttgtatttgtcatgttgcacTTTTTGAAAGTtcatttgactaattttgaaatttaaatcagattgtattaattcgatatttaaaaaaaaataattaaatatgcaaaatctatacaaaatgtactataaattgtaattttttgcctatgaatatgatgaaaaaacacattgtaaaatattagttaaaattcttatagtttgactctaaaaaggaaatcataacaattaaaagtgcatagagagagtaataaataggtaattaaatttcaagaagtttaaaataatagattgaaaaaaagaattagatagacaacatatattgaaaattgaaaacatataaataataaatgggcccaaatgagGTCA
Proteins encoded in this region:
- the LOC125862901 gene encoding protein LURP-one-related 11-like; translated protein: MAKIYPETLKNSSSSSSSSSSSCYVTSTRETFTIWMKSLVYHGNGCTVFNSKGDIVFRVDNYQERNSNEVFLMDLSGQVLFSIKKERLRLLGRWSGYLSGGFKGKPWFQVRRNWKYSKGDVICDVNLGCDKSIGSCYKIQQIDKKSSFQISNNTGQLVAKVNQKQSSRGFGYGDDVLTLEVEPQVDYSFIVALVTICGLIKHKL